In Mycobacterium tuberculosis H37Rv, a single window of DNA contains:
- the fadE25 gene encoding acyl-CoA dehydrogenase: MVGWAGNPSFDLFKLPEEHDEMRSAIRALAEKEIAPHAAEVDEKARFPEEALVALNSSGFNAVHIPEEYGGQGADSVATCIVIEEVARVDASASLIPAVNKLGTMGLILRGSEELKKQVLPALAAEGAMASYALSEREAGSDAASMRTRAKADGDHWILNGAKCWITNGGKSTWYTVMAVTDPDRGANGISAFMVHKDDEGFTVGPKERKLGIKGSPTTELYFENCRIPGDRIIGEPGTGFKTALATLDHTRPTIGAQAVGIAQGALDAAIAYTKDRKQFGESISTFQAVQFMLADMAMKVEAARLMVYSAAARAERGEPDLGFISAASKCFASDVAMEVTTDAVQLFGGAGYTTDFPVERFMRDAKITQIYEGTNQIQRVVMSRALLR, from the coding sequence ATGGTTGGATGGGCCGGAAACCCGTCGTTCGATCTGTTCAAGCTGCCCGAGGAACACGACGAAATGCGATCGGCGATACGGGCTTTGGCGGAAAAGGAGATCGCTCCGCATGCCGCCGAGGTGGACGAGAAGGCGCGGTTCCCCGAAGAAGCGCTAGTGGCGCTCAATTCCTCCGGTTTCAACGCCGTCCACATTCCGGAGGAGTACGGCGGTCAGGGTGCCGACTCGGTAGCTACCTGCATCGTGATCGAAGAGGTGGCCCGCGTCGACGCGTCCGCGTCGTTGATCCCCGCGGTCAACAAGCTGGGCACCATGGGCCTGATCCTGCGGGGCTCCGAGGAGCTGAAGAAGCAGGTGCTGCCGGCGTTGGCCGCCGAAGGGGCGATGGCTTCCTATGCATTGAGTGAACGCGAGGCCGGCAGTGACGCGGCGTCCATGCGGACGCGGGCCAAGGCCGATGGGGATCACTGGATTCTCAACGGCGCCAAGTGCTGGATCACCAACGGCGGCAAGTCGACCTGGTACACGGTGATGGCGGTGACCGATCCCGACCGGGGCGCCAACGGCATCTCGGCGTTCATGGTGCACAAGGACGACGAGGGGTTCACCGTCGGTCCGAAAGAACGCAAGCTCGGGATCAAGGGGTCACCGACCACCGAGCTGTACTTCGAGAACTGCCGCATCCCCGGCGATCGCATCATCGGTGAGCCCGGTACCGGTTTCAAGACCGCGCTGGCCACGTTGGACCACACCCGTCCCACGATTGGCGCGCAGGCCGTGGGTATCGCCCAGGGCGCGCTGGATGCTGCCATCGCCTACACCAAGGACCGCAAGCAGTTCGGTGAGTCGATCAGTACGTTTCAGGCCGTGCAGTTCATGCTGGCCGACATGGCGATGAAGGTGGAGGCGGCTCGGCTGATGGTTTACTCCGCCGCCGCCCGCGCCGAACGCGGTGAGCCGGATCTGGGCTTCATTTCGGCGGCCTCGAAGTGCTTCGCCTCCGACGTCGCGATGGAGGTCACCACCGATGCCGTACAACTGTTCGGCGGCGCCGGCTACACCACCGACTTCCCGGTCGAGCGGTTTATGCGCGACGCCAAGATCACCCAGATCTATGAGGGCACCAATCAGATTCAGCGGGTAGTGATGTCGCGGGCGCTACTGCGCTGA
- the purE gene encoding 5-(carboxyamino)imidazole ribonucleotide mutase produces the protein MTPAGERPRVGVIMGSDSDWPVMADAAAALAEFDIPAEVRVVSAHRTPEAMFSYARGAAERGLEVIIAGAGGAAHLPGMVAAATPLPVIGVPVPLGRLDGLDSLLSIVQMPAGVPVATVSIGGAGNAGLLAVRMLGAANPQLRARIVAFQDRLADVVAAKDAELQRLAGKLTRD, from the coding sequence ATGACTCCTGCCGGCGAGCGGCCCCGGGTCGGGGTGATCATGGGCAGCGACAGCGACTGGCCGGTGATGGCCGACGCTGCGGCGGCGCTGGCCGAGTTCGACATTCCGGCCGAGGTTCGGGTTGTTTCGGCCCATCGCACCCCTGAGGCGATGTTCAGTTATGCGCGCGGCGCGGCCGAGCGCGGTCTCGAGGTGATCATCGCCGGAGCGGGCGGGGCCGCGCACTTGCCCGGTATGGTCGCCGCCGCGACGCCGCTGCCGGTGATCGGGGTGCCGGTACCGCTGGGCAGGCTGGACGGCCTTGACTCCCTGCTGTCGATCGTGCAAATGCCGGCCGGGGTTCCGGTGGCCACGGTGTCCATCGGGGGCGCCGGTAATGCCGGACTGCTGGCGGTGCGGATGCTGGGAGCCGCCAACCCCCAGCTGAGGGCCCGGATCGTCGCATTCCAGGACCGGCTGGCCGACGTCGTGGCGGCCAAGGATGCGGAACTGCAGCGGCTTGCGGGTAAGTTAACCCGCGACTAG
- the purK gene encoding 5-(carboxyamino)imidazole ribonucleotide synthase (air carboxylase (AIRC)) yields the protein MMAVASSRTPAVTSFIAPLVAMVGGGQLARMTHQAAIALGQNLRVLVTSADDPAAQVTPNVVIGSHTDLAALRRVAAGADVLTFDHEHVPNELLEKLVADGVNVAPSPQALVHAQDKLVMRQRLAAAGVAVPRYAGIKDPDEIDVFAARVDAPIVVKAVRGGYDGRGVRMARDVADARDFARECLADGVAVLVEERVDLRRELSALVARSPFGQGAAWPVVQTVQRDGTCVLVIAPAPALPDDLATAAQRLALQLADELGVVGVLAVELFETTDGALLVNELAMRPHNSGHWTIDGARTSQFEQHLRAVLDYPLGDSDAVVPVTVMANVLGAAQPPAMSVDERLHHLFARMPDARVHLYGKAERPGRKVGHINFLGSDVAQLCERAELAAHWLSHGRWTDGWDPHRASDDAVGVPPACGGRSDEEERRL from the coding sequence ATGATGGCCGTGGCGAGCTCACGCACCCCGGCGGTCACCTCGTTCATTGCCCCCCTCGTTGCGATGGTCGGTGGCGGTCAGCTGGCCCGGATGACCCATCAGGCTGCCATCGCGCTGGGGCAGAACCTCCGTGTATTGGTCACCTCGGCAGATGACCCTGCCGCGCAGGTCACCCCCAACGTGGTGATCGGCTCGCACACCGATCTTGCCGCCTTGCGCCGCGTTGCGGCCGGCGCCGACGTGCTGACCTTTGACCACGAGCACGTCCCGAACGAGCTGTTGGAGAAGCTAGTCGCCGATGGCGTCAATGTCGCACCGTCGCCGCAGGCGCTGGTGCACGCCCAGGACAAACTCGTCATGCGGCAGCGTCTGGCTGCAGCAGGCGTCGCCGTGCCCCGCTACGCGGGCATCAAAGACCCCGACGAAATCGACGTCTTCGCCGCACGTGTCGACGCCCCGATCGTGGTCAAGGCAGTGCGCGGGGGTTACGACGGCCGGGGCGTTCGGATGGCACGTGATGTGGCGGATGCCCGTGATTTCGCTCGCGAATGCCTGGCTGACGGCGTGGCGGTGCTGGTCGAGGAACGGGTGGACCTGCGCCGCGAGCTGTCGGCACTGGTGGCGCGTTCGCCGTTCGGCCAGGGTGCGGCGTGGCCGGTGGTCCAGACGGTGCAACGTGACGGCACGTGTGTGCTGGTGATCGCGCCGGCGCCGGCGCTGCCCGACGACCTGGCCACCGCGGCGCAACGGTTGGCGTTGCAGCTGGCCGACGAACTCGGTGTGGTCGGCGTGCTCGCCGTCGAGCTGTTCGAGACGACCGACGGGGCGTTGCTGGTCAACGAGCTCGCGATGCGGCCACATAATTCCGGGCACTGGACCATCGACGGGGCGCGCACCAGCCAGTTCGAGCAGCATCTGCGCGCGGTCTTGGACTACCCGCTCGGCGACAGCGACGCCGTGGTGCCCGTGACGGTGATGGCCAATGTGCTCGGCGCCGCGCAGCCGCCGGCCATGAGCGTCGACGAGCGGCTGCACCATCTGTTTGCGCGAATGCCCGACGCCCGGGTTCACCTCTACGGCAAGGCCGAGCGACCCGGTCGCAAGGTGGGGCATATCAACTTCCTTGGCTCCGATGTCGCCCAGTTGTGTGAACGCGCTGAGCTGGCGGCACACTGGTTGTCCCATGGGCGGTGGACTGACGGATGGGACCCACACCGCGCCAGCGACGATGCAGTGGGGGTACCACCCGCGTGCGGGGGACGAAGCGATGAGGAGGAGCGGCGCCTATGA
- a CDS encoding transmembrane protein (A core mycobacterial gene; conserved in mycobacterial strains (See Marmiesse et al., 2004 PMID:14766927).), with amino-acid sequence MNEVTAGVRELATAIMVSRHLTGVLAGHGSQTVTYHFASILCSSVHSLVVSFADATIARLPGVVQPYAQRHHELIKFAIVGGTTFIIDTAIFYTLKLTVLEPKPVTAKVIAGIVAVIASYVLNREWSFRDRGGRERHHEALLFFAFSGVGVLLSMAPLWFSSYILQLRVPTVSLTMENIADFISAYIIGNLLQMAFRFWAFRRWVFPDEFARNPDKALESALTAGGIAEVFEDVLEGGFEDGNVTLLRAWRNRANRFAQLGDSSEPRVSKTS; translated from the coding sequence ATGAACGAGGTGACCGCCGGGGTGCGTGAGCTCGCCACGGCCATCATGGTGTCACGGCATCTGACCGGCGTACTTGCCGGCCACGGCAGCCAAACCGTTACGTATCATTTTGCGTCGATTTTGTGTTCGTCCGTACACTCACTTGTTGTGTCCTTTGCCGATGCCACCATCGCGCGCCTTCCCGGGGTGGTCCAGCCCTATGCGCAGCGCCACCATGAGCTGATCAAATTTGCCATCGTCGGCGGCACCACATTCATCATCGACACAGCAATTTTCTACACCCTCAAGCTGACGGTTCTCGAACCCAAGCCGGTGACCGCGAAGGTGATCGCCGGCATCGTCGCCGTCATCGCGTCCTACGTGTTGAACAGGGAGTGGAGCTTCCGCGACCGCGGCGGTCGCGAGCGCCACCATGAGGCGCTGCTGTTCTTTGCGTTCAGCGGCGTGGGAGTGCTGCTGAGCATGGCGCCGTTGTGGTTTTCCAGCTACATCCTGCAGCTACGGGTGCCAACGGTGTCACTGACCATGGAAAACATCGCCGACTTCATCTCGGCCTACATTATTGGCAACTTGCTGCAAATGGCGTTCCGCTTCTGGGCGTTTCGGCGCTGGGTGTTCCCCGACGAGTTCGCCCGCAACCCCGACAAGGCCCTGGAATCCGCCCTTACCGCGGGCGGCATCGCCGAAGTCTTCGAGGACGTCTTGGAGGGCGGCTTCGAGGACGGCAACGTCACCCTGCTGCGGGCCTGGCGTAACCGGGCCAACCGGTTCGCTCAGCTGGGCGACTCGTCGGAGCCCAGGGTGTCGAAAACCTCGTGA
- a CDS encoding transmembrane protein (A core mycobacterial gene; conserved in mycobacterial strains (See Marmiesse et al., 2004 PMID:14766927).), which translates to MSYPENVLAAGEQVVLHRHPHWNRLIWPVVVLVLLTGLAAFGSGFVNSTPWQQIAKNVIHAVIWGIWLVIVGWLTLWPFLSWLTTHFVVTNRRVMFRHGVLTRSGIDIPLARINSVEFRDRIFERIFRTGTLIIESASQDPLEFYNIPRLREVHALLYHEVFDTLGSDESPS; encoded by the coding sequence ATGAGCTATCCGGAGAATGTCCTGGCCGCTGGCGAGCAGGTCGTTCTGCACCGCCATCCGCACTGGAATCGCTTAATCTGGCCCGTCGTGGTGCTGGTCTTGCTGACCGGGTTGGCGGCGTTCGGGTCCGGATTCGTCAACTCGACACCTTGGCAGCAGATCGCTAAGAACGTGATTCACGCGGTCATCTGGGGGATCTGGTTGGTGATCGTCGGCTGGCTCACGCTGTGGCCATTCCTGAGCTGGCTGACCACACATTTCGTGGTGACCAACCGGCGGGTGATGTTCCGGCATGGTGTGCTGACCCGCAGCGGGATCGACATACCGCTAGCACGGATCAACAGCGTGGAGTTCCGGGACCGGATCTTCGAGCGGATTTTTCGCACCGGGACGTTGATTATCGAGTCCGCGTCACAAGATCCGCTCGAGTTCTACAACATTCCGCGCCTGCGGGAGGTGCATGCGTTGCTGTATCACGAGGTTTTCGACACCCTGGGCTCCGACGAGTCGCCCAGCTGA
- the birA gene encoding bifunctional biotin operon repressor/biotin--[acetyl-CoA-carboxylase] synthetase codes for MTDRDRLRPPLDERSLRDQLIGAGSGWRQLDVVAQTGSTNADLLARAASGADIDGVVLIAEHQTAGRGRHGRGWAATARAQIILSVGVRVVDVPVQAWGWLSLAAGLAVLDSVAPLIAVPPAETGLKWPNDVLARGGKLAGILAEVAQPFVVLGVGLNVTQAPEEVDPDATSLLDLGVAAPDRNRIASRLLRELEARIIQWRNANPQLAADYRARSLTIGSRVRVELPGGQDVVGIARDIDDQGRLCLDVGGRTVVVSAGDVVHLR; via the coding sequence GTGACCGACCGCGATCGGCTCAGGCCGCCTTTGGACGAACGCTCACTGCGCGACCAGCTGATCGGTGCTGGATCCGGGTGGCGCCAACTTGACGTCGTGGCCCAAACCGGTTCCACCAACGCCGACTTGCTGGCCCGGGCGGCATCCGGGGCCGATATCGACGGGGTGGTGTTGATCGCCGAGCATCAGACCGCTGGGCGGGGGCGTCATGGCCGCGGCTGGGCGGCCACTGCCCGAGCGCAGATCATCCTGTCGGTCGGTGTGCGTGTGGTCGACGTCCCGGTGCAAGCGTGGGGCTGGCTGTCACTGGCCGCGGGTCTGGCGGTGCTCGATTCGGTGGCCCCCCTGATTGCAGTCCCGCCGGCCGAAACGGGCCTCAAGTGGCCCAATGACGTGCTGGCCCGGGGTGGCAAGTTAGCCGGCATCCTGGCCGAGGTCGCGCAGCCGTTTGTGGTACTCGGTGTGGGACTCAACGTCACCCAGGCCCCCGAAGAGGTTGATCCCGACGCGACCTCATTGCTGGACCTCGGAGTGGCGGCACCGGACCGCAACCGCATAGCCAGCAGGCTGTTGCGCGAGCTCGAAGCTCGGATCATCCAGTGGCGCAACGCCAACCCACAACTGGCGGCCGACTACCGTGCTCGCAGCCTGACCATTGGGTCGCGCGTGCGCGTCGAGCTCCCCGGTGGCCAGGACGTCGTCGGGATCGCGCGTGACATCGATGACCAGGGTCGGCTGTGTCTGGACGTCGGCGGTCGAACGGTAGTTGTTTCAGCGGGCGACGTGGTGCATTTGCGTTAA
- the accD5 gene encoding propionyl-CoA carboxylase subunit beta (pccase (propanoyl-CoA:carbon dioxide ligase)): MTSVTDRSAHSAERSTEHTIDIHTTAGKLAELHKRREESLHPVGEDAVEKVHAKGKLTARERIYALLDEDSFVELDALAKHRSTNFNLGEKRPLGDGVVTGYGTIDGRDVCIFSQDATVFGGSLGEVYGEKIVKVQELAIKTGRPLIGINDGAGARIQEGVVSLGLYSRIFRNNILASGVIPQISLIMGAAAGGHVYSPALTDFVIMVDQTSQMFITGPDVIKTVTGEEVTMEELGGAHTHMAKSGTAHYAASGEQDAFDYVRELLSYLPPNNSTDAPRYQAAAPTGPIEENLTDEDLELDTLIPDSPNQPYDMHEVITRLLDDEFLEIQAGYAQNIVVGFGRIDGRPVGIVANQPTHFAGCLDINASEKAARFVRTCDCFNIPIVMLVDVPGFLPGTDQEYNGIIRRGAKLLYAYGEATVPKITVITRKAYGGAYCVMGSKDMGCDVNLAWPTAQIAVMGASGAVGFVYRQQLAEAAANGEDIDKLRLRLQQEYEDTLVNPYVAAERGYVDAVIPPSHTRGYIGTALRLLERKIAQLPPKKHGNVPL; this comes from the coding sequence ATGACAAGCGTTACCGACCGCTCGGCTCATTCCGCAGAGCGGTCCACCGAGCACACCATCGACATCCACACCACCGCGGGCAAGCTGGCGGAGCTGCACAAACGCAGGGAAGAGTCGCTGCACCCCGTCGGTGAGGATGCCGTCGAAAAAGTACACGCCAAGGGCAAGCTGACGGCTCGCGAGCGTATCTACGCGTTGCTGGATGAGGATTCGTTCGTCGAGCTGGACGCGCTGGCCAAACACCGCAGCACCAACTTCAATCTCGGTGAAAAACGCCCGCTCGGCGACGGCGTGGTCACCGGCTACGGCACCATCGACGGGCGCGACGTGTGCATCTTCAGCCAGGACGCCACGGTGTTTGGCGGCAGCCTTGGCGAGGTGTACGGCGAGAAAATCGTCAAGGTCCAGGAACTGGCGATCAAGACCGGCCGTCCGCTCATCGGCATCAACGACGGTGCTGGCGCGCGCATCCAGGAAGGTGTCGTCTCGCTGGGCCTGTACAGCCGTATCTTTCGCAACAACATCCTGGCCTCCGGCGTCATCCCGCAAATCTCGTTGATCATGGGAGCCGCCGCCGGTGGGCACGTCTACTCCCCCGCCCTGACCGACTTCGTGATCATGGTCGATCAGACCAGCCAGATGTTCATCACCGGGCCCGACGTCATCAAGACCGTCACCGGCGAGGAAGTCACCATGGAAGAACTCGGCGGCGCCCACACCCACATGGCCAAGTCGGGTACGGCACACTACGCCGCATCGGGCGAACAGGACGCCTTCGACTACGTTCGCGAGCTGCTGAGCTACCTGCCGCCCAACAACTCCACCGACGCGCCCCGATACCAAGCCGCAGCCCCGACAGGGCCCATCGAGGAGAACCTCACCGACGAGGACCTCGAATTGGATACGCTGATCCCGGACTCGCCCAACCAGCCCTATGACATGCACGAGGTGATCACCCGGCTCCTCGACGACGAATTCCTGGAGATACAGGCCGGTTACGCCCAAAACATCGTGGTGGGGTTCGGGCGCATCGACGGCCGGCCAGTCGGCATTGTCGCCAACCAGCCGACACACTTCGCCGGCTGCCTGGATATCAACGCCTCGGAGAAAGCGGCCCGGTTTGTGCGGACCTGCGACTGCTTCAATATCCCCATCGTCATGCTGGTGGACGTCCCGGGCTTCCTGCCGGGCACCGACCAGGAATACAACGGCATCATCCGGCGCGGCGCCAAGCTGCTCTACGCCTACGGCGAGGCCACCGTGCCAAAGATCACGGTCATCACCCGCAAGGCCTACGGCGGTGCGTACTGCGTTATGGGCTCCAAAGACATGGGCTGCGACGTCAACCTGGCGTGGCCGACCGCGCAGATCGCGGTGATGGGCGCCTCCGGCGCAGTGGGCTTCGTGTACCGCCAGCAGCTGGCCGAGGCCGCCGCCAACGGCGAGGACATCGACAAGCTGCGGCTGCGGCTCCAGCAGGAGTACGAGGACACACTGGTCAACCCGTACGTGGCCGCCGAACGCGGATACGTCGACGCGGTGATCCCGCCGTCGCATACTCGCGGCTACATCGGGACCGCGCTGCGGCTGCTGGAACGCAAGATCGCGCAGCTGCCGCCCAAAAAGCATGGGAACGTGCCCCTGTGA
- the accE5 gene encoding bifunctional protein acetyl-/propionyl-CoAcarboxylase subunit epsilon AccE — translation MGTCPCESSERNEPVSRVSGTNEVSDGNETNNPAEVSDGNETNNPAEVSDGNETNNPAPVSRVSGTNEVSDGNETNNPAPVSRVSGTNEVSDGNETNNPAPVTEKPLHPHEPHIEILRGQPTDQELAALIAVLGSISGSTPPAQPEPTRWGLPVDQLRYPVFSWQRITLQEMTHMRR, via the coding sequence ATGGGAACGTGCCCCTGTGAGTCGAGTGAGCGGAACGAACCTGTGAGTCGAGTGAGCGGAACGAACGAAGTGAGTGACGGGAACGAGACGAACAATCCGGCAGAAGTGAGTGACGGGAACGAGACGAACAATCCGGCAGAAGTGAGTGACGGGAACGAGACGAACAATCCGGCCCCTGTGAGTCGAGTGAGCGGAACGAACGAAGTGAGTGACGGGAACGAGACGAACAATCCGGCCCCTGTGAGTCGAGTGAGCGGAACGAACGAAGTGAGTGACGGGAACGAGACGAACAATCCGGCCCCTGTGACCGAGAAGCCGCTGCATCCGCACGAGCCCCACATCGAGATACTGCGGGGACAACCCACCGATCAGGAGCTGGCCGCGTTGATCGCGGTGCTGGGCAGTATCAGCGGTTCAACCCCGCCCGCGCAACCCGAGCCCACCCGGTGGGGGCTGCCGGTCGACCAGTTGCGGTACCCCGTCTTCAGTTGGCAGCGCATCACACTGCAAGAAATGACGCACATGCGCCGATGA
- the sseA gene encoding thiosulfate sulfurtransferase SseA (rhodanese (thiosulfate cyanide transsulfurase) (thiosulfate thiotransferase)), with the protein MPLPADPSPTLSAYAHPERLVTADWLSAHMGAPGLAIVESDEDVLLYDVGHIPGAVKIDWHTDLNDPRVRDYINGEQFAELMDRKGIARDDTVVIYGDKSNWWAAYALWVFTLFGHADVRLLNGGRDLWLAERRETTLDVPTKTCTGYPVVQRNDAPIRAFRDDVLAILGAQPLIDVRSPEEYTGKRTHMPDYPEEGALRAGHIPTAVHIPWGKAADESGRFRSREELERLYDFINPDDQTVVYCRIGERSSHTWFVLTHLLGKADVRNYDGSWTEWGNAVRVPIVAGEEPGVVPVV; encoded by the coding sequence GTGCCGCTTCCCGCAGACCCTAGCCCCACCTTGTCGGCCTACGCCCATCCCGAACGGCTCGTGACCGCCGACTGGTTGTCGGCACACATGGGCGCGCCGGGCCTGGCGATCGTCGAATCCGACGAGGACGTCTTGCTCTACGACGTCGGCCATATTCCCGGCGCCGTCAAGATCGACTGGCACACCGACCTCAACGACCCACGGGTGCGCGACTACATCAACGGCGAGCAGTTCGCCGAATTGATGGACCGCAAGGGCATCGCCCGCGATGACACCGTGGTGATCTATGGCGACAAGAGCAATTGGTGGGCCGCCTATGCGTTGTGGGTGTTCACGCTGTTCGGTCACGCCGACGTGCGACTCCTCAACGGCGGCCGTGACCTCTGGCTCGCCGAGCGCCGGGAAACCACCTTGGACGTCCCGACCAAGACCTGCACCGGTTATCCCGTCGTGCAGCGCAACGATGCACCCATCCGCGCATTCAGAGACGACGTGCTGGCCATCCTGGGCGCTCAGCCGCTGATCGACGTACGCTCTCCCGAGGAGTACACCGGCAAGCGCACCCATATGCCCGATTACCCCGAGGAAGGGGCGCTGCGGGCCGGTCACATCCCCACGGCGGTGCACATTCCGTGGGGGAAGGCCGCCGACGAAAGTGGACGGTTTCGCAGCCGCGAGGAATTGGAACGGCTCTATGACTTCATAAACCCGGACGACCAAACCGTCGTCTATTGCCGCATCGGTGAACGCTCCAGCCATACCTGGTTCGTGCTCACACACCTGCTGGGCAAGGCAGATGTACGGAACTACGACGGCTCGTGGACCGAGTGGGGCAACGCCGTGCGAGTGCCGATCGTCGCGGGCGAAGAACCAGGAGTGGTACCCGTCGTATGA
- the accA3 gene encoding bifunctional protein acetyl-/propionyl-CoA carboxylase subunit alpha AccA (biotin carboxylase + biotin carboxyl carrier protein (BCCP)): MASHAGSRIARISKVLVANRGEIAVRVIRAARDAGLPSVAVYAEPDAESPHVRLADEAFALGGQTSAESYLDFAKILDAAAKSGANAIHPGYGFLAENADFAQAVIDAGLIWIGPSPQSIRDLGDKVTARHIAARAQAPLVPGTPDPVKGADEVVAFAEEYGLPIAIKAAHGGGGKGMKVARTIDEIPELYESAVREATAAFGRGECYVERYLDKPRHVEAQVIADQHGNVVVAGTRDCSLQRRYQKLVEEAPAPFLTDFQRKEIHDSAKRICKEAHYHGAGTVEYLVGQDGLISFLEVNTRLQVEHPVTEETAGIDLVLQQFRIANGEKLDITEDPTPRGHAIEFRINGEDAGRNFLPAPGPVTKFHPPSGPGVRVDSGVETGSVIGGQFDSMLAKLIVHGADRAEALARARRALNEFGVEGLATVIPFHRAVVSDPAFIGDANGFSVHTRWIETEWNNTIEPFTDGEPLDEDARPRQKVVVEIDGRRVEVSLPADLALSNGGGCDPVGVIRRKPKPRKRGAHTGAAASGDAVTAPMQGTVVKFAVEEGQEVVAGDLVVVLEAMKMENPVTAHKDGTITGLAVEAGAAITQGTVLAEIK; this comes from the coding sequence GTGGCTAGTCACGCCGGCTCGAGGATCGCTCGGATCTCTAAGGTTCTCGTCGCCAATCGCGGCGAGATCGCAGTGCGGGTGATCCGGGCGGCCCGCGACGCCGGCCTGCCCAGCGTGGCGGTGTACGCCGAACCCGACGCCGAGTCCCCGCATGTTCGGCTGGCCGACGAGGCGTTCGCGCTGGGCGGCCAGACCTCGGCGGAGTCCTATCTGGACTTCGCCAAGATCCTCGACGCGGCAGCCAAGTCCGGGGCCAACGCCATCCACCCCGGCTACGGCTTCCTAGCGGAAAATGCCGACTTCGCCCAGGCGGTGATCGACGCCGGCCTGATCTGGATCGGCCCCAGCCCGCAGTCGATCCGCGACCTGGGCGACAAGGTCACGGCCCGTCACATCGCGGCCCGCGCTCAGGCGCCCCTGGTGCCGGGTACCCCCGATCCGGTCAAAGGCGCCGACGAGGTGGTGGCATTCGCCGAGGAGTACGGCCTGCCGATCGCGATCAAGGCCGCCCACGGCGGCGGCGGCAAGGGCATGAAGGTGGCCCGCACCATCGACGAGATTCCGGAGCTGTACGAGTCGGCGGTGCGCGAGGCCACGGCCGCGTTCGGCCGCGGTGAGTGCTACGTGGAGCGCTATCTCGACAAGCCGCGCCACGTCGAAGCACAGGTGATCGCCGACCAGCACGGCAACGTCGTCGTCGCCGGCACCCGGGACTGCTCGCTGCAGCGCCGCTACCAGAAGCTGGTCGAGGAGGCGCCCGCACCGTTCCTGACCGACTTTCAACGCAAAGAGATCCACGACTCGGCCAAACGGATTTGCAAAGAGGCCCATTACCACGGCGCCGGCACCGTCGAATACCTGGTCGGTCAGGACGGCTTGATCTCGTTCTTGGAGGTCAACACGCGCCTTCAGGTAGAACACCCGGTCACCGAGGAAACCGCGGGCATCGACTTGGTGCTGCAGCAATTCCGGATCGCCAACGGCGAAAAGCTGGACATCACCGAGGATCCCACCCCGCGCGGGCACGCCATCGAATTCCGGATCAACGGCGAGGACGCGGGGCGTAACTTCCTACCGGCGCCCGGGCCGGTGACAAAGTTCCACCCGCCGTCCGGCCCCGGTGTGCGGGTGGACTCCGGTGTCGAGACCGGCTCGGTGATCGGCGGCCAGTTCGACTCGATGCTGGCCAAGCTGATCGTGCACGGTGCCGACCGCGCCGAGGCGCTGGCGCGGGCCCGGCGCGCGCTGAACGAGTTCGGTGTCGAAGGCCTGGCGACGGTCATCCCGTTTCACCGCGCCGTGGTGTCCGACCCGGCATTCATCGGCGACGCGAACGGCTTTTCGGTACATACCCGCTGGATCGAGACCGAGTGGAATAACACCATCGAGCCCTTTACCGACGGCGAACCTCTCGACGAGGACGCCCGGCCGCGTCAGAAGGTGGTCGTCGAAATCGACGGTCGCCGCGTCGAAGTCTCGCTGCCGGCTGATCTCGCGCTGTCCAATGGCGGCGGTTGCGACCCGGTCGGTGTCATCCGGCGCAAGCCCAAGCCGCGCAAGCGGGGTGCGCACACCGGCGCGGCGGCCTCCGGTGACGCGGTGACCGCGCCTATGCAGGGCACCGTAGTTAAGTTCGCGGTCGAAGAAGGGCAAGAGGTCGTGGCCGGCGACCTAGTGGTGGTCCTCGAGGCGATGAAGATGGAAAACCCGGTCACCGCGCATAAGGATGGCACCATCACCGGGCTGGCGGTCGAGGCGGGCGCGGCCATCACCCAGGGCACGGTGCTCGCCGAGATCAAGTAA